Below is a genomic region from Candidatus Binataceae bacterium.
GCCCCCATCAAGTCGACGTCTTTGGTTGGGATGCTGATGCCTTTTTCGGCCAGGAACATACGCATCGCACGCGGGTTAGGCCCGAACGAATCGTAGAGCTGCATTGTCGCTCTCCTTTGGGATAAATCGCCGCGAATATACAACAGGCCATGCCGCCGCTGAAACCGCGATGTGCGGTGCTTGTTGCGCGCTTGGGAACCGGTCAGGTACGAATCTGGGATGCGTTTTTGTCCTCATTGCGGTGCGCCGCTCATGGCCGGCGCCAAATTCTGTGTCGAATGCGGCCGGTCTCTCGATAAGGGCGCGAGCGGAGGCGGTCCCGCCACCGCAGATAAGAGCGTCGTGGCGCGCACGATGCGGATGATGCCGATGACGGCGGCGTTCGTCGGCGTCTTCATCGGTATCACGATCGTGGGCCTCGGCGCGGCCGCGTGGATCATGCTGAAGACGCCGGGCACTGTGCGCGCGACGCTGGCGAATCCTCCGGCGCCATCGCAAGATTCAGGCGCCGCACCGGCCTCGTCGAGCAGCGCCGGGCAGCTGCCCGCGGGGCATCCGAAGATCGAGCTGCCCACGGAAGCGCGCACGTTTATCGATAAGGTCGAGAAGGACGCCAACGCGAAGCCTAACGATGTCGTCGCGTGGAACCGGCTCGGCACTGTCTCGATGCGCGCGGCGATGTTCGATGCGTCGTACTATACGAAGGCGCAGGACGCGTATGCGCACGTGCTGAAGCTTCAGCCCGACAATCTCGACGCGCTGCGCGGAATCGGCGATATCGACTACGACAAGCAGCACTACGATGAAGCGATCGCGGCATACGAGCATTTCCTCAAGCTGAAGCCCGACGATCCCGAGGTCCGCACCGATCTCGGCACGATGTACCTCTACACCGGCAATGCCGACCAGGCCGTCGTGCAGTACAAGAAGGTGATCGCGGCGAAGCCGGACTTCTTCCAAGCGTACTACAACATGGGTATCGCCTACGCTCAGGAGAACAAGGGCGCTGAGGCGGCGGCCTCGCTCAACAAGGCGCTCACGCTCGCACCCGACGACAACTCCAAGTCGCAGGTCAAGGATCTGCTCGCGAAGCTGAGCGGGGCGCCGGCTACCGGCGGTGCAACGACTGCTTCGAGCAGCGCGGGAGCGCCGTCCGAGGCGGCCTCGACCTTCCACGGGGCGGTCGAGCAGGTCGTGCGCGGACTACCGATCGCGGGCCCGAAGGTGGGATCGGTGGAATGGTCGGGCGATACCAAGGCGCGCGTGATGTTCGACAATTTCCCGATGGACCAGATGCCGCCGTTCGCCAAGGACAAATTCCTGAGCGATCTCAAGGCTGGTATCGACTCGGCGAAGAAAAGTCACAACGTCTCGACGCCGGTCGAAGTGGATTTGGTCGATTCATCGAGCGGCCGCGTGATGCAGTCGCTGACTGAATAGTCAGCTCCGCACGAGCGTCGGAACCTATGGAGATTCGACGCAGTTATCTCTAGTGAGATGATCCCAAAATCGATGCTGCACAAT
It encodes:
- a CDS encoding tetratricopeptide repeat protein is translated as MRFCPHCGAPLMAGAKFCVECGRSLDKGASGGGPATADKSVVARTMRMMPMTAAFVGVFIGITIVGLGAAAWIMLKTPGTVRATLANPPAPSQDSGAAPASSSSAGQLPAGHPKIELPTEARTFIDKVEKDANAKPNDVVAWNRLGTVSMRAAMFDASYYTKAQDAYAHVLKLQPDNLDALRGIGDIDYDKQHYDEAIAAYEHFLKLKPDDPEVRTDLGTMYLYTGNADQAVVQYKKVIAAKPDFFQAYYNMGIAYAQENKGAEAAASLNKALTLAPDDNSKSQVKDLLAKLSGAPATGGATTASSSAGAPSEAASTFHGAVEQVVRGLPIAGPKVGSVEWSGDTKARVMFDNFPMDQMPPFAKDKFLSDLKAGIDSAKKSHNVSTPVEVDLVDSSSGRVMQSLTE